The following proteins come from a genomic window of Flavobacterium crocinum:
- a CDS encoding M17 family peptidase N-terminal domain-containing protein has product MKTKTSIYKFRYSYLFLLILTFSFNGFAQTASIGSTVTWGKVDGVAVNGLVQGPSAAEADLQVACVFEYTEGDIFNPPALPANLNGMVHLDDALKGIITELRKSGKFTGHSLETLLITPPKGTLASKQLLLIGLGDRTKFTPDLMISVGSTAMREALRLGVSNYSFASDIKDAGIDSPTALVATNVVLGSFEAYRTQSYLKAKKLADYKPLTKVILLAGPAFYTVAGEGIKEAIAKLNAK; this is encoded by the coding sequence ATGAAAACAAAAACTTCAATTTACAAATTCAGATACTCCTATCTCTTTCTTTTAATCCTAACATTTTCGTTTAATGGCTTTGCACAAACAGCTTCAATCGGTTCTACAGTTACCTGGGGAAAAGTAGATGGAGTTGCCGTAAACGGATTGGTTCAGGGTCCATCCGCTGCAGAAGCTGACCTTCAGGTTGCTTGTGTTTTTGAATATACAGAAGGTGATATTTTCAATCCTCCTGCTCTTCCGGCAAATTTAAACGGAATGGTACATTTAGACGATGCCTTAAAAGGTATTATAACTGAATTACGTAAAAGCGGAAAATTTACAGGTCATTCTCTTGAAACTTTATTGATTACACCTCCAAAAGGAACTTTGGCTTCAAAACAATTATTACTGATTGGATTGGGAGACCGCACCAAATTTACTCCTGATTTAATGATTAGCGTTGGAAGCACCGCTATGCGTGAAGCTTTACGTTTGGGCGTTTCCAACTATTCTTTTGCAAGTGATATTAAAGATGCAGGAATTGATTCTCCAACGGCTTTGGTGGCTACAAATGTAGTTTTAGGTTCATTCGAAGCTTATAGAACACAATCTTATCTAAAAGCAAAAAAATTAGCTGACTACAAACCTTTAACAAAAGTTATTCTGCTTGCAGGACCTGCTTTTTATACTGTTGCCGGCGAGGGAATCAAAGAGGCTATTGCAAAATTGAACGCTAAATAA
- a CDS encoding alginate export family protein produces MLESSKSISPNKFFRIILLCFLLIGTTTIAQSFKLLRYDENYEFLKDSNRNFYEKLKFIPLNKQKDIYMSLGGEARYEYVDFNNEDWGRLNIGHNNFLLQRYDLHADIHLGKTFRVFAQLRSALEDGRVNGARGIDEDQLNVQNLFLDVNVWQQKDKKITIRAGRQELDYGSGRLISVREGPNARLYFTGAKLMYNSSRVSVDAFAMMADTIHTGVFDNKMSKQFNLWGAYSKIIFPKAGNLDVYYLGIRRDESLFEEGIAPERRHTIGTRLWKYGGGFIYNLEAAYQFGTFGSGDINAWTGSVDIGYMFENTKFKPTINLRNDYISGDRNQGNGNLQTFNPLYPKGGYFGFSPQVGPVNLIDIHPYVTMDLLPQLKMQVDMVLNWRYSTQDGVYRPSGMLNLRGSDSDEKYIGTAYLANFTYNVNKYISVVSGIQYFKTGAFINDIIPNSKDGVFFNTRLGFKF; encoded by the coding sequence ATGTTGGAATCATCAAAATCCATATCGCCAAACAAATTCTTCCGGATTATTCTTTTATGCTTTCTTTTAATTGGAACAACGACAATAGCTCAAAGTTTTAAGCTTTTGCGTTACGATGAAAATTATGAATTTCTAAAAGATTCAAACAGAAACTTTTATGAAAAACTAAAATTCATTCCGTTAAACAAACAGAAAGATATTTATATGTCTCTTGGAGGCGAAGCCCGATATGAATATGTTGATTTCAACAATGAAGATTGGGGAAGATTAAATATTGGTCACAACAATTTTTTACTGCAACGTTATGATCTTCATGCCGATATTCATTTAGGAAAAACCTTTAGAGTATTTGCTCAGTTAAGAAGTGCCCTCGAAGACGGCCGCGTAAACGGAGCAAGAGGAATTGATGAAGATCAGTTAAATGTTCAGAATTTGTTTCTGGATGTAAATGTCTGGCAGCAAAAAGACAAAAAAATAACCATTCGTGCCGGAAGACAGGAATTAGATTATGGTTCCGGAAGATTAATTTCTGTTAGAGAAGGTCCAAATGCAAGACTTTATTTTACAGGAGCCAAATTAATGTATAACTCTTCAAGAGTATCTGTTGATGCCTTTGCGATGATGGCAGATACAATTCATACAGGAGTTTTTGACAATAAAATGTCTAAACAATTCAATCTATGGGGAGCTTATTCTAAAATAATCTTTCCAAAAGCAGGAAATCTCGATGTTTATTATCTCGGAATAAGAAGAGACGAATCGCTTTTTGAAGAAGGAATCGCTCCGGAAAGACGTCATACAATTGGAACAAGATTATGGAAATACGGCGGCGGATTTATATACAATCTGGAAGCGGCCTATCAATTTGGAACTTTTGGCTCAGGGGATATTAATGCCTGGACAGGATCTGTCGACATTGGATATATGTTTGAAAACACAAAATTTAAACCTACGATAAATCTCCGAAATGACTATATCTCAGGAGATAGAAATCAGGGAAATGGAAATCTTCAGACGTTTAATCCGCTTTATCCAAAAGGAGGTTATTTTGGCTTTAGCCCTCAGGTTGGCCCCGTAAACCTTATCGACATTCATCCTTATGTTACGATGGATTTACTGCCACAACTTAAGATGCAGGTCGATATGGTATTAAACTGGAGATACTCAACTCAAGATGGAGTTTACAGGCCAAGCGGCATGCTGAACCTTCGCGGAAGCGATTCTGACGAAAAATATATTGGAACTGCTTATCTGGCTAATTTCACGTACAACGTAAACAAATATATTTCAGTAGTCAGTGGTATTCAATACTTTAAAACTGGTGCTTTTATCAATGACATTATTCCGAACTCAAAAGATGGTGTTTTCTTTAACACCCGACTTGGATTCAAATTTTAA
- a CDS encoding hydrolase: protein MKPSVNLLSPDNHALVLIDFEGQMAFATNNIAISELRNNVAIICGASKIFNVPTIVTTVFEESFAGPVFPEIEEYYPIATSGYIDRTTMNTWEDENAYKAITGTKKQKIVLAGLWTGVCIVGPALSALEEGYEVYVITDACGDVSDEAHERAIQRMIQAGAQPVTSIQYILELQRDWARQETYVPVTNLMKKHGGSYGLGIHYAHNMLKH, encoded by the coding sequence ATGAAACCATCCGTAAACTTATTATCACCAGATAACCATGCATTAGTATTAATCGATTTTGAAGGACAAATGGCTTTTGCAACCAATAATATTGCAATAAGTGAACTTCGTAATAATGTTGCTATTATCTGTGGTGCGTCTAAAATTTTTAATGTACCCACTATTGTAACTACTGTTTTTGAAGAAAGTTTTGCGGGTCCTGTTTTTCCGGAAATCGAAGAATATTATCCAATTGCCACTTCAGGTTATATCGATCGTACTACAATGAATACCTGGGAAGATGAAAATGCTTACAAGGCTATTACGGGAACAAAAAAACAAAAAATAGTTTTAGCCGGATTATGGACAGGTGTTTGCATCGTTGGTCCGGCTTTATCAGCACTTGAAGAAGGTTACGAAGTTTATGTTATCACAGATGCGTGTGGTGATGTGAGTGATGAAGCTCATGAACGTGCTATTCAGAGAATGATCCAGGCAGGTGCACAACCTGTGACTTCTATTCAATATATCTTAGAACTGCAAAGAGACTGGGCGCGTCAGGAAACCTATGTTCCGGTAACAAACTTAATGAAAAAACACGGTGGTTCTTATGGTTTAGGAATTCACTATGCTCACAACATGCTGAAACACTAA
- a CDS encoding alpha/beta fold hydrolase: MSTIKAQDGTEIFYKDWGTGQPIVFHHGWPLSSDDWDAQMMFFLKQGYRVIAHDRRGHGRSGQSSEGNNMETYASDVAALTEALDLKDAIHVGHSTGGGEVIRYAAKYGKGRIAKAVIISAVTPIMIQNEDNPEGVPLAVFDEIRQGTGFNKAQYFYDFPIPFYGWNREGQTIKEGIRHNWWRQGMMGSVYAHYEGIKAFSESDFKEDLKSLDIPVLVLHGEDDQIVPYDQAPRAAKLLKNGKLISYPGFPHGMPTTEAETINKDILAFIKE; encoded by the coding sequence ATGAGCACTATTAAAGCACAAGACGGAACAGAAATTTTTTACAAAGATTGGGGAACAGGTCAGCCAATTGTTTTTCACCACGGATGGCCATTATCATCTGATGACTGGGATGCACAGATGATGTTTTTTCTAAAACAAGGATACAGAGTTATTGCACATGATCGTCGCGGACATGGTCGCTCTGGTCAAAGTTCTGAAGGAAATAACATGGAAACTTACGCTTCAGACGTAGCAGCATTAACTGAAGCACTTGATTTAAAAGATGCTATTCACGTAGGACATTCAACCGGAGGTGGAGAAGTAATCCGTTACGCTGCAAAATACGGAAAAGGACGTATTGCAAAAGCAGTAATCATAAGCGCTGTAACACCTATTATGATTCAAAACGAAGATAATCCTGAAGGTGTTCCTTTAGCTGTTTTTGATGAAATCAGACAAGGAACCGGGTTCAACAAAGCGCAATATTTCTACGACTTCCCTATTCCATTTTACGGATGGAACCGCGAAGGACAAACTATTAAAGAAGGAATTAGACACAATTGGTGGCGTCAGGGCATGATGGGATCTGTTTATGCTCATTATGAAGGCATCAAAGCTTTCTCAGAATCCGATTTTAAAGAAGATCTTAAAAGTTTAGACATTCCCGTTTTGGTACTTCACGGAGAAGATGACCAAATTGTTCCTTACGATCAGGCTCCAAGGGCGGCAAAACTTTTGAAAAACGGAAAACTAATTTCTTATCCTGGTTTCCCTCATGGTATGCCAACTACAGAAGCAGAAACAATCAATAAAGATATTCTTGCTTTTATCAAAGAATAA